The Raphanus sativus cultivar WK10039 chromosome 2, ASM80110v3, whole genome shotgun sequence genome includes a region encoding these proteins:
- the LOC130501997 gene encoding uncharacterized protein LOC130501997 has translation MDSYSGQIYEWKQKWLADKVPKWINMTTWEELCVHWDKDSTKQVSNTNSANRKSDRGGKGMYKHNLGAQSIPTLADKMAQENEGEPVGDFPLYKRIHTNKTTGQIDDGLAQEVVSLVDSMTQDEEARLSQIQADLDLDATSTESTALSQVRINELLESAIPKKKGRLVGLGRRSKSVPPTSQVPVDPTLMDQLKDKDERIRQLEEKMAAQERAREADRRRSEKMMAAFMRQFPDQNFDVDEDE, from the exons ATGGATTCATATTCCGGGCAAATATATGAATGGAAGCAGAAGTGGCTAGCGGATAag gtcccaaagtggatcaacatgaCCACTTGGGAGGAGTTGTGTGTCCATTGGGACAAGGACTCGACGAAGCAGGTCTCTAACACCAACTCCGCCAACCGCAAGAGCGATCGTGGCGGGAAGGGCATGTACAAGCACAATTTGGGTGCTCAGTCTATTCCCACTCTCGCAGACAAGATG GCGCAAGAAAATGAAGGTGAGCCCGTGGGTGATTTCCCTTTGTACAAGAGGATCCACACCAACAAGACCACGGGCCAGATTGATGACGGTCTTGCGCAGGAGGTTGTCTCCCTGGTGGACAGTATGACACAAGACGAGGAGGCCCGTCTCTCCCAGATCCAGGCCGATCTCGATCTTGACGCCACATCTACTGAGTCCACTGCCCTCTCTCAAGTCCGAATCAACGAGCTTCTTGAATCG gcgattccaaagaagaagggacGTTTGGTCGGTTTGGGTCGTCGATCCAAATCGGTTCCTCCTACGTCTCAGGTGCCAGTTGATCCTACTCTGATGGATCAACTGAAGGATAAGGATGAACGCATCCGTCAGTTGGAGGAGAAGATGGCGGCTCAAGAGAGAGCTAGAGAGGCAGACAGGAGGCGGAGTGAGAAGATGATGGCGGCCTTCATGAGGCAATTCCCGGACCAGAACTTCGACGTCGACGAGGACGAGTAG